A region of the Kribbella sp. NBC_01245 genome:
GTCGGCGTGTTGCGGTTCTCGGGGAGCCGGCTCCATCACAGGAGGACCGTCATGTCCCGCCGTCGTACCGTTTTCCGTGCTGTTATCGGTCTGCTCGCGCTCTCCGGAGTAGCGCTCACCGCCCCGGCGTCAGCTGTTTCCGAGGCGGCTTTCCCCGTCCGGATCGAACTGCCGAACGGCTTCCAGCCCGAAGGCATCGCGATCGACGATGGCGGCCGGGCCTACTTCGGCTCGCTGCTGGATGGCGACATCTACGCCGCCGACCTTCGGACCGGCCAGGGCAAGGTGATCAGCCAGGGTCCGGGTACCAGCTCGGTCGGGATGAAGGTCGACCACCACGGCCGGTTGTTCGTGGCCGGAGGCGGCGCCGGCGACGGCCGCGTGATCAATACCCGTACGGGCAAGGTGCTGGCGTCGTACAGCTTCACCAAGGCCACGTCGACCTTCGTGAACGACGTCATCCTCAGCAAGAACGCGGCCTGGTTCACCGACTCGTTCCAGCCCGTGCTCTACAAGGTCCCGCTCGGTCGCCACGGTCTGCCGCCG
Encoded here:
- a CDS encoding superoxide dismutase, coding for MSRRRTVFRAVIGLLALSGVALTAPASAVSEAAFPVRIELPNGFQPEGIAIDDGGRAYFGSLLDGDIYAADLRTGQGKVISQGPGTSSVGMKVDHHGRLFVAGGGAGDGRVINTRTGKVLASYSFTKATSTFVNDVILSKNAAWFTDSFQPVLYKVPLGRHGLPPQSAVQTVPLSGDYQHGDGFNVNGISLTPDGRSLLIVQSATGFLFKVDPSTGVTKRVDLGGALLTNGDGLLLLGKRLYVVQNFLNKVGVYNLNHSGTQGQFVKEITSTDFDIPTTAAAFGSRLYLPNARFSTPPTPDTPYWATAVRR